TAGGGCCGTAGTGTCTCTGAGGTACTGGCCTAGGACCCGGTGTAGGTCTGGAAGCGAGGGCCACAAAGCATGCCTCAGTCTCCtatcagagaaggaagggagaggaacatGACTTGGGGTTGAGTTGGCACCGATGAGGAGGGCCCTAAAGGGGGCCAGGAGGGGAGGCAGCGCAGTAGGCAGAGGAGTAAGAGTGCAGAGACGGTGCATAGTCAAGACGTGTTGGCCTGACCACTCTGCCAAAGACAGTATGTCCTCCTTCCCCATCACTAACTGCGCCATGCGCTGGAGTTTTTCTTAACTCACTGTATATATTCACTGTTATTCACCCATTCGTTTGTTTTTACCCTAGTCCAGAGAACACAGGTTCCGTTTGAAAGCTTGTCTGTTGTCCCACTCCTGTTACCCTAGCACTGAGCCCACAGTAGGTTGTTCCACTCCTGTTACCCTAGCACTGAGCCCACAGTAGGTTGTTCCACTCCTGTTACCCTAGCACTGAGCCCATAGTAGGTGCTTGGGAAACTGCATGAGTGAAAAAGGAAACCAGTGCTGTGTCTAGCTCTGGATGCTACTGCAGGGGGTTGTCTGTGAAGACTGCAAATTAAGGCATATTGGAGAGACTTCCAACTCTTGGGCAGCAGATTTATTTCCAAGTTGAAGGACTTCAGCCAAAGGAGACTGGCCTCCTCCATGACCTTTCTGATTGTAGAAAATAACCCAGTTTGCAacaccattttcttcttctccatcaaCATtttggggcggggtgggggggtgtcagATAAATGACTACCTTTGAATAGAGGCTCCATTCTAGACTGCTCTTACACAAAGGCAgattaaaagtttaaagaaagtCAGGCgtgatggctcatgcctgtaatcctaggactcagggtggggcagggggtggagcTGAGGCATGAGGATTGCAGTGACTTTGAAGTCATTCAGGACTCTACAaagacttccaggccagcctgggctacaagtaagatcctgtctttaaaaaaacctaaaacaaaaaaacatgttcaAAGTGAGGTGTGGAGTGGAATCCAGGAGCGGGGTCCTGGTGCCTGCTCTAGCCTCTAACCAAAACACACTCTTCCATACTTTTGACTTCTGAGCtcaggactcaacagacagtgccAAGGGAAGGACTGCGGTGGTGTGGATTCTCTCTACAGGTTTATAATGTCTCCTCAGCCCTCACAGAAGTGAATCATTCATTAGGGATCTTATTTAAGGGACTTCTACTTGGCAGACACTGTGCTGAGGATTTGAAAATGGCCGAGTAAGGTCTGATGTGGAGGACATGCAAAGGGAGCTGGGAACGTAGGACGGGGGCGAAGCGCATGCTTAGCACGTGGGAGCCCAAGGTACAGCACCCTGCACCAAATAGATTAATGCAGGAAAACACCACGCGGACACAAAGGAGCAGCCAATGAGGGGAGGCCAGGAAAGGCTAAGCTTAGTGAAGAAAGTTATTTAAAGATGAATGCGTAGTCAGTCAAAGAGGATATTCCAGACAGGAGGGACATTATGTGCAAAGGCACTGAGCAGAAAAACAACCCAACTGGAGTAACTCAGGGCTTTGGCAAGGCTGAGATTTTGTAGAGCCTTGTTGGGTTCTATCCTGGGGAGCTAGGCAGGTCGCCATAGGATTATGTGCCTCTGGAGAAGCtcttgaggaagagagagagaaggggcactGTTTCAATGAATCAGGTAGTGTGCAGGGggccagagaaagaaagcattgtTTGGTCGGCTTTTCTGAGGCAAAATGACCAGATTTCAAAGCCAACTGGATGGTGTGGGGATGGAGAGACCCAAGAACTCTGATTTGGGCCAAGGTTGGACAGTAGCCCTGTCACTAAGTgagcagccaggaggtggggctgttggAGGTGTCCAAGGAGTGGGCAGGTTACAGTGTAAGAAGTCCACTCCAGGAGGAGTGCAGGAAGCAGCTGAAGAGGTAGGTGTGGCTGTTCCGTGGTCCAGAGAGCGGTTTCAGCAAGTGACCCTAGAATACTTGTTCAGAGGCCACTGGCCTCAAGGACCATACCCCTCTTGGAAGGGCGGTACCTGTAGTGCGCAGGAAATTGCCACTTCAGCAGCAGTAGGCCCAGAAGGGTACTGAGGCTCAGCACCAGGAGCAGAGCAGTCACCAAGGTGATCCAAGCTAGGGAACAAAAAGCATCTGACCAAGGCTGACCCTTGGCCCCGCCCGGGGGCGTGCTGGCTCCACCCTCAGCATCCGGTGAACTCAACACTGCACTGGGCTGCGCTGAGTTCCGAGGCTTGCCCATAGCCCCACCTATAGTGTAACCAGGTCCCCACGCACCGTAGACCGGCTTCAGCCCTGCCCGTCCTCACCAGTCTCGGAGCCCGTGGACACCCTAGCTGGAGGAGACCAGGCACTCCAGGGACCTTGGTAGGTGGGGCCGTTGAGCCTGGCACGCAGCTGCAAGCTGTAGCGAGCTCGGGGGCGCAGCTCTAGGGTCCCTCCCCGGGCTCCGAGAGACGGCTCCAGCACCTGAGAGGAGAAACATGGAGTGGGTCTGAGCCCAGTCTTGGAGCTGGCGTGATCGAAAGCTCTTCCTGAGATCGAGATCACGCGAGGAACACACCCAGGAACACAGCTGTGCATTCTTCCGCAAGATGTGAGGATCCAGCTACAAGCGCAAACCATCCCCACTAGTCCGGCCTTGGACAATCTAAACGACACACGCTTTTATcttcagagacacacagaccGTGCCATAAGTACTATACTGCAGAGGACACCAGATTTGTGCTAGGTACCAGGACcacaaagattattttatgtgagCAGGGATACTATTATATGCTTAGCAAACATTCGAGTTGCTTAGGATATGTCAAAAACTGATCTTGGTCCTAGATAAGTGAAATACATCGTTTCATCTAAAGAGGGAAGCAGAAAATCACAATTAGTGCAAGGCACCGAGGGAGCACAGTGAAACAATACTGCCTTAGTGCACTAAGAGAACAGAAGGTCAAAGGGAAGACTAGGAGTGAGGAGTGTTAACACTTTATGCAAATTACTCATTGGTAACTAGCAGGAACAAGAAAAGACGTAACAAGGATGATTCTAGGCTCGGGTATTGGGTAAGAAGAGGTGGTGTGGCGCCACTGACGGAGCTGAGAAGTCAGCTCCAAGAGAATACCAATGGGTCTACTTTATAAAGTCTAACTCCAGTCAGCCAGACTGATGGTAATGGTAAGACAGCAGTCATCTTTGGTTACTATGCCGTGTACGGGCAGGAGTGAATCGAgtttgtatatgttatatgtacatCTGGGTGACTGACAAGTTGGCTACCTGAATGGTATACACAGGAAAATTTAATGCTATATTTATGAACtatatatagtaaaaaaaaaaaaaaaaaaaaggacaactcagaaggaaaattaatttatttcaggTAATTGTATCTGGTCTGTCTAGGAATGAAGCTGTTGGCTTGAGTTGTCTGGCAggaagatgtgtgtgtttgtgtgtgtgtgtgtgtgtgtgtgtgtgtgttaactgagaattaaaatattgtttaattgTATAATTTGTATCTCTCTATATGCCAGGAAGTATGCTAGGAATTGATATACTagatgtttttagatttatttaccaTGTATATGTTttgtctacatatacatatatgaatcaggtgtgtgtctggtgccctcagatccctgaacctggagttatggatggctatAAACTgtcatgcgggtgctgggaactgaaccagggtacTCTGCAgaagcaacaagtactcttagctgctgagccatctccccagcttaaaaaaaaattaaagataaattatatttaattttttatctaaCACCAAGATTGATAACTTTCTCCCCATTTCACCGATGAGGAGACTTCAAATTTTATGTAATTTGCATGTGGTTCTTAAAGCCCTTTCCTTGTGGGGCCTAGAATGGTAAAATTGGGGCTGTTAGTGTTTAGTTAAAGCCATTAGGACCACAGGGCTGAACCGCTTACCTAGGCAGAGCAGATGTTTATCTAGGAGAGATGGTTTTGGATGGGGTGCTGGCAAGAACAGCACCCCGTGAAGGAGTAGagaaggaggagccagagaagggGATCTAACTCAGTctaaggggtggggaggaggtggggaggccAGCATCCCCTaggcaaagggaaggaaaacTTGATTTAATGCTTCCGGGGTAGAATCCGGGGCCCTTTGTGTGCCGGGTGAGCGCCATGCCACTGAGCTACAGGGGAGAGAGCAGTTTAGGGGGAGCAGTTGGTGGTGCCACACGCCCCAGCTGACGCAATGGATGTACAAGCATAGATGATGTACAAGCCCAGATGCTGAAGCAGAGACAGTGTGGACCTGGGAATGCCGTGTGCAGTTTCCCATGAACACCTGCTCCCTTACAGTACCTTCCAGTCCTCACGGCCTTCTCCCGTGTACCGGAGCTGGTAGCAGGTCTCTTGAGCTGCCCAAGATGACTGGTGCTGCCACTCCAACTCCAGCCTTCCACTTGAGACCTCCCTCCAGTGCAGGCTCGGGGTGGGGAGGACCACTGCAGGGGATTTCAACAGGAACTGTGTTATGCACCACAATGAGTTAGGCATCATGCCACCAGGGTCATGGgtcagagatgatgatgatgatgatgatgatgatgatgatggttcaAGAACAGATGGCTCTTGATGGCTCAAGTCTCAGCCTACTAGTTAGATTTGGTGAAGTTGGCAATTATGCGGGGATATGGAAGGAAGGTTCTTACCAGCCTGGTGGATCCAAAAAGGGGAGCCCAGGTAGCTGTGAATGGCACCTTGCGCTGTGGTCACCTCTATAAGGATGTGAATAACACTGTCATTTCGTGATTTGAAGTGGCAGCGGGAGAAGAGAGTGGGCTGTGATCCTGGACGCAGATCCTCCTCTTCACATCTTTCCCAGGCGGGGTCCCTAAGAATCACCCGGAGAGACTCACTGAACCAGGCTCATCTCAGACACTGTCCTACATGGATCGTGACTGAAGTCCTCCCCCACATGCCTTGGGCCTCTAGGGCTTTCTTTGCCTGAATGAGGTCCAGTCTCTTTCCCTTGAGGAAAAGGCAGCCATGATATGGGGAAATAATTCAGCTATAGATGAAACCCATTGCTTTGTGtattagatgatgatgatgatggtgacatAGAACTAAAAGGACGTAGTCTGTAGAGTTCTGACCAGGGGCCAATGGTATGGCTTATCTCTGCTCTAGTTCCTTTCCTCTGAAGTGGTGTAACACCTACCTGCAGACTGTTTCCAAgatgaaagagatttttttttttacctttctaGATGCAaacatctttatatattttttttaaagatttatttatttattacatgtaggtacactgtagctgtcttcagacactccagaagagggagtcagatcttgttacggatggttgtgagccaccatgtggttgctgggatttgaacNNNNNNNNNNNactccagaagagggagtcagatcttgttacggatggttgtgagccaccatgtggttgctgggatttgaactccagaccttcggaagagcagtcgggtgctcttacccactgagccatctcaccagcccacatctttatatttttaaatttcttctcatCCTGCAGCCGTCTTACAGTGAACACTGACCTggtaatatctagaatatatcaCAATTGTGATCTTTCCCATTGCCACGGAAAGTGAAAGCACTGTTATCGCGGGGGTTAAAGTAAATTCTAAGCTGTGAGCATGttgctcctcccccatcccccttaaAAGACTGGGTCTAATGGTGTAGCTCTGGGttgcctagaacttgctgtgtagatcagactggccttgaatctgAGATGCACTTGCCTCtgatggctgggattaaaggtgtgtaccaggATCACGCCCCACTCCCCCgttttgaggctgggtctcatGCAGCTCAGGGTGGTTTCCAAAtgcctcccccttttttttttttttttttatggtttttcaagacagggtttctccatatagccctggctgtcctggaactcactttattgatcaggctggcctcgaactcagaagtctgcctgcctctgcctcccaagtgctgggattaaaggcatgcaccaccacacacagaaaaTGCCTCCTCTTGAATGGCCCAGTGACTTGCCATCCCTAAAATGATCCCTCTTGTGTTTACACATCCACCCACTTATTCAACAAACCGCTTGACTCGTGAGCCAAGCACTGTGCCAGGCCTGGGGAGGACATAGATGAAAAATCATCTCAAAGGGGCCTGCATGCCAATGGGCCAGTCACAAAACCAAACAGCCATGTTTTTCTGTGTGGTGCACAGACTGAGTGGGATGATTTCAGCAGAGCATCTAACCAGGAGGGAGGGTCAAGGAATGCCCCTTGGCTGAGAGAGGCCGTGTTAGAGACTGTGCTGTAGACTGAGGCTCAGACTCGAAGTAAGTTAGGTGGGAGACAATTGGCTGTTCCAGGCACATGCTGTGCAGACAAAAAGGGAGAAGTGTGCTTGGGGGAAAATTCTAAAAGGCTCAGAATGGGAAATGGTTTTAGGATCAAGGGTCTGCTAAGAAATGGTAAACTGGACCTCAGACTGTCACAGTCTCCTTAAGAAGACTGACcttagccggacgtggtggcgtacacctttaatcccagcacttgggaggcagaggcaggcggatttctgagtttgaggccagcctggtctacaaagtgagttccaggacagccagggNNNNNNNNNNNagaagaagaagaagaagaagaagaagaagaagaagaagaagaagaagaagaagaagaagaagaagaagaagaagaaagaagaagaagaagaagactgacCTTTGTGTAGGGAGAAGGTAAGAGGGTCCCACACTACTTAGCCCTGGCATGCCAGGAGCTGaaggtgatcctcctgcctcagcctcttaactATGGGGATTAGAGCAGGAGTTTGAACTAAATCTCATAATTAGGAAAACTTACAAGAATCTTAAACAGGGAAGGGTCATAATTACATCATACTACAGAAGACTCCTCTAATTGCTGTCAGTAGAGAGGatttgggaggggaggggaggggagaagcagagaaagccatTAGGACACTGTCAGGATTTTCCATGTACAAAGTAATAAAAGTGTGACTATGGTGGAGACGGAGTGGAAGAGGTGCTGCAGGGAAGACACACTCTTCACTCTGTAccctagctggcttggaactcactgtgtagaccaggctgcctttgaactgcctgcctctgcctcccatgcacTGGGATCacgggtgtgtgccaccacacccagcaagagaTACTGAAGAGGTAGAAAAGCAAGAGCATTTCTGATTATTCTGAGGGTTCCTATTCCTGGAAGGTATAGAAAGAGTGAAGACAGGGCAATGTGTATGTGGGAGCCATGTTCATGGTAAAATAGAGCaagaaaaaaactgaataaaagaaCTGATTTAGCCAGATTTGGTggatgatggcacacacctttaatctcagcactctggaggcagagacaggtggatctctgtgagtttgaagccagctatgaagcaagtccaggacagtcaggactctgttacagagaaaccctgtctcaaaagagaaagaaagaaagaaagaaagaaagaaagaaagaaagaaagaaagaaagaaagaaagaaagaaagaaagaaagaagagccaggtggtggtggtgcacgcctttaatcccagNNNNNNNNNNNNNNNNNNNNNNNNNNNNNNNNNNNNNNNNNNNNNNNNNNNNNNNNNNNNNNNNNNNNNNNNNNNNNNNNNNNNNNNNNNNNNNNNNNNNNNNNNNNNNNNNNNNNNNNNNNNNNNNNNNNNNNNNNNNNNNNNNNNNNNNNNNNNNNNNNNNNNNNNNNNNNNNNNNNNNNNNNNNNNNNNNNNNNNNNNNNNNNNNNNNNNNNNNNNNNNNNNNNNNNNNNNNNNNNNNNNNNNNNNNNNNNNNNNNNNNNNNNNNNNNNNNNNNNNNNNNNNNNNNNNNNNNNNNNNNNNNNNNNNNNNNNNNNNNNNNNagagagagagagagagagagagagagagagagaacacaaaagaaCTGATCTATTTGATTTTGTCATCTAAAGTCCATGCAAGAGTCAGACCTCCATACTATGAAAATCTGTTCAGACATTTAAAAGAATGAACTGCTTCTTTTTGGACTGAGCTCCCAATACTCGGTGGTACAGCATTCACCCAGGCTGTGACTCTATCCTCAGcatctcagaaattaaaaaaaaaaaaaaaaacaagaacaaagctgGACAGagttaatcccagtactccagaggcagaggcaggtggattcctgtgagttcaaagctagcctacTCTAcgtagcaagttctaggccagccagagctatacagtgagaccctgtctcaaaatgaatcagttacatagataaacagataaattatgtgcacagacacatatagtGCGGTATAACTTATATTTAAAGATTAACTATTGtgacggtttgtatatgctcagcccagggagtggcactataagaaGGTAcagccctgttggagtgggtgtgtcactatgggtgtgagctttaagaccctcatcctagctgcctgaagtcAGTATCTGCtaaacagccttcagatgaagatggagaactctcagctcctcctgcaccatggctgcctggatgccgccaggctccagccttgatgatactggacagaacctctgacatgtaagccagccccaattaaatgttgtccttataagagctgccttagtcatggtgtctattcacagcagtaaaaccctaactaaaacaaatattgtttgcaaatatgtaaatacattgaAAAATCTGAAGAATATAACAAAGCTCCTAAGAgtgacttatttttttgttttgttttgtttcgttttagtttttttcctttttttttttttttttgagacagggtttctcagtgtaacagccctggtgatcctggaacttgatctataAACCagtttggcctggaactcacagagattcacctacttctgcctctcgAATTCgaggattaaaggtgggcaccaccaccaccacccaggcacTACTGAGGCTCTCTTTTCCATATCTGtccttgtatatgtgtgtgcacgtgtgtgtgcacatttgtatgtgtgagtgctgcacagaggtcagaggatatcCTCGGGTGTTGGTCCTTCACTTCCACCTTgttggagacaggatctcctggCCTTTTTCTCTAAGTATAGCAGCCTGGGAGCCCTTGAATGTCCAAGgatgtttctgtctctccatcctctcctgGTGCTGTAATTCTGGGATCACAGATGCCTTTGACTGTGCCCGGCTTTGTGTGAGTCCTAAGGATTCAATCCTTAGGCTTGCACGGCAAGGGCTTCCTTCAGAGCTCTTTGCCTGTAGCTAGGGTTGACCTCCattcctcttgcctctacttccctagtCCTGGGACTATAGACATATACTGCTGTACTcaaggtttctttatttttttattttttttttattttttattttttttattttttgtactcAAGGTTTCTAATTAAATAATCACATGCGGTGTAAGGGTTAAAACCGAGTCTGAGATTAGTGTTTAAAACAGAGAGGTACATAGCACAACAAGCATGTATAAACATGCCAGCACATGGCTTGGCTGGAaagggtacttgctgccaagcttagCAAACTCAGTTCGATcaccagaatccacatggtggaaggagaaccaacctcctcaagttgtcctctgacccctgtgGCACACATGCACCACTGGTGCCTGCACAAGGCAAGTGCATGTTTTGGggcttgtttttgtctttgtttttccagtcagggtttctctatgtaacaacagccctggctgttgtggaactcattctgtaaaccaggctagccttgaacttgcagagatccacctgccgcCACCACCCGAGTACACCACCGCCACCTGGCCACACAATTGGGTTTTAAAACAGCAGGTTTTaagtttccaattttgtgttggGCCACAGTCATTGTTTGCCTGCTAGGCTTTCTCAAAGGTCCAGATGAAGTGATGAAGTCCGATGAAGCAGAGCCATCCCCAACAGAAACGAGGAGGTGAGGCAGTGGAAACAGTGGAACATGAGAGACCAGAGGCTAGAGCCTGGAGAGGACCGGCTAGGCAAGGGAAGAGGAACCACAGCCATACTGCAGTTCACTGCAGTCAGCGTTGCTCCAGCCTTACCGGTCTGTGGGGCAGCGCCGCATCTGGCTGTGACGGAAGAAGCCTCTGGAGCTAGTGCGGTCTTGTTGCTGCCACTGGCAGGTAACCGTCTTCAGATCCAAGGTAAAGCATTGAAGTCCAATTGTCACTGCGGTCAAAGAAGAGGACCGTGAGTTCTTACTCAGGAGAGTCCCTAAACCGTCTCTACCCCCACAGCAGAATATCCTCAactattcttctttctcttcctgaacATAGCTGTCCTGCACAATGACAGGTCTGAGGTCATCAGAAATGACCACACTTCCCAGGGCTTCTGCATCCCACCTAAGCCTCCAGGgagactttttttctcttttttctttttcatttttaaattttatttatttaatgtatgagtgctgtgctgcatatacatatgtctgcctatagatggttgtgagccaccatgtggttgctgggaattgaattcatgacctctggaagagcagccagtgctcttagcagctgagccatctctccagcccctcttcttttcttttttaattttcttattcttttactGACCCACCTGCATCTCCTGGAAGATCCACAGTCACAGGGAAGGACCAGGGTCCCCAGGAGCCACGAAGGGAGACCCCGTCGGGTTGGCTGCGTAGCTGGAGCCAGTAGGACTTGCCAGCCTGGAGGCCTGAGACGAGACAGCTCCCACCCTTCACTGTCAGAGATGGAGCCTGGGGAGAAAATTCCCAGCACGGGGAACTAGGCCTGCTTCTCAGCTAGGATAGGCCACACACCTAGCATTTGGACCACTGTGCAAAACTCAGCTCCTTGCCAGAGAGATATGCACATAGACAGGGACCTATGCGGATGACTTTCAGGTTGTGTTCTAGGGTTCTTACAAAGTCTCAATTTGGAAGTCTGAAAGCCTTCAGTTACCTTGGTGTGAATGGTCCTAAATGGGAGACCCCTAAACGGGGCTCCTGAAAGCTAGTCAGGGTCTATATTGACTCTTCAAAGACCAACCCAGCCTGGGATCCCCTAAGTATGGCCTTTCTTTTCCAGGGGCTGTATTGGGGGAGGGTAGAAGGGAGGGTACTTCTCCAGCTGGGGAGGTCCTCAATGGTCCATGCTGTTGGGATGCTGTAGGATGAACACACGGAGGCTGGTCATGAACAGGGACTGGGTTCGGCATCCACAAAGTGGGGCAGCAGGTTTCTGTGGAGAGCAGCTGAATGATGGAGCGGGCAGTGGCGTTGCTGGAGTCCGTGGGGCCATAGCTGAGTTCATGCCTCAAGAAGTCACTGATTTCAGGAGCAGGGGCCTCCCAGTGGATCTGAAGTTCCCCTGGTTGGCTCCCACCCCTGGCCTTGATGACCCTGGGGGGAGCTGGCAGGCCTGAGGTCAAAATAAGGTGCATTAAATCACTGAGGGCCAGGCTTTGGTTCAACCCACGGGCTACAGAGAAGGTGGCGAAAGCTGTAGAGAGCAACCCTGAACTCCCAAAGATGCTGGTTCTCATTTccatggaggggagggaaggggaggaaggttGCCTGTCCTGTTTTCCTATCCTCTTGAGAGAAATGAGCTCACTATGTGTAAtgtttgtgagtgagtgagtgagtgagtgtgtgtttgaagtttctaaagtcatttctttcttttttttaaatttatttattattataatataaataagtacagggtgtcagatctcattatggatgattatgagccaccatgtggttgctgggatttgaactgaggaccttcagaagagcagtcagtgctcttaaccgctgagccatctcaccagccggtTTCTTAAACACTCTTTtcatctctgtctccttgtcACCCAGCGCACGTCAACAACCTGATG
Above is a window of Mus pahari chromosome 6, PAHARI_EIJ_v1.1, whole genome shotgun sequence DNA encoding:
- the Mpl gene encoding thrombopoietin receptor isoform X2 — protein: MPSWALFTVTSCLLLALPNQAQVTSQDVFLLALGTEPLNCFSQTFEDLTCFWNEEEAAPRGTYQLLYAYRGEKPRACPLYSQSVPTFGTRYVCQFPAQDEVRLFFPLHLWVKNVSLNQTLIQRVLFVDSVETCCPTLWMPNPVPVHDQPPCVHPTASQQHGPLRTSPAGEAPSLTVKGGSCLVSGLQAGKSYWLQLRSQPDGVSLRGSWGPWSFPVTVDLPGDAVTIGLQCFTLDLKTVTCQWQQQDRTSSRGFFRHSQMRRCPTDRDPAWERCEEEDLRPGSQPTLFSRCHFKSRNDSVIHILIEVTTAQGAIHSYLGSPFWIHQAVVLPTPSLHWREVSSGRLELEWQHQSSWAAQETCYQLRYTGEGREDWKVLEPSLGARGGTLELRPRARYSLQLRARLNGPTYQGPWSAWSPPARVSTGSETAWITLVTALLLVLSLSTLLGLLLLKWQFPAHYRRLRHALWPSLPDLHRVLGQYLRDTTALSPSKATVTDICEEVEPSLLEVLPKSSESAPLPLCPSQPQMDYRGLQPCLRTMPLSVCPPTAETGSCCTTHIANHSYLPLSYWQQP
- the Mpl gene encoding thrombopoietin receptor isoform X1, which gives rise to MPSWALFTVTSCLLLALPNQAQVTSQDVFLLALGTEPLNCFSQTFEDLTCFWNEEEAAPRGTYQLLYAYRGEKPRACPLYSQSVPTFGTRYVCQFPAQDEVRLFFPLHLWVKNVSLNQTLIQRVLFVDSVGLPAPPRVIKARGGSQPGELQIHWEAPAPEISDFLRHELSYGPTDSSNATARSIIQLLSTETCCPTLWMPNPVPVHDQPPCVHPTASQQHGPLRTSPAGEAPSLTVKGGSCLVSGLQAGKSYWLQLRSQPDGVSLRGSWGPWSFPVTVDLPGDAVTIGLQCFTLDLKTVTCQWQQQDRTSSRGFFRHSQMRRCPTDRDPAWERCEEEDLRPGSQPTLFSRCHFKSRNDSVIHILIEVTTAQGAIHSYLGSPFWIHQAVVLPTPSLHWREVSSGRLELEWQHQSSWAAQETCYQLRYTGEGREDWKVLEPSLGARGGTLELRPRARYSLQLRARLNGPTYQGPWSAWSPPARVSTGSETAWITLVTALLLVLSLSTLLGLLLLKWQFPAHYRRLRHALWPSLPDLHRVLGQYLRDTTALSPSKATVTDICEEVEPSLLEVLPKSSESAPLPLCPSQPQMDYRGLQPCLRTMPLSVCPPTAETGSCCTTHIANHSYLPLSYWQQP
- the Mpl gene encoding thrombopoietin receptor isoform X3, which codes for MPSWALFTVTSCLLLALPNQAQVTSQDVFLLALGTEPLNCFSQTFEDLTCFWNEEEAAPRGTYQLLYAYRGEKPRACPLYSQSVPTFGTRYVCQFPAQDEVRLFFPLHLWVKNVSLNQTLIQRVLFVDSVGLPAPPRVIKARGGSQPGELQIHWEAPAPEISDFLRHELSYGPTDSSNATARSIIQLLSTETCCPTLWMPNPVPVHDQPPCVHPTASQQHGPLRTSPAGEAPSLTVKGGSCLVSGLQAGKSYWLQLRSQPDGVSLRGSWGPWSFPVTVDLPGDAVTIGLQCFTLDLKTVTCQWQQQDRTSSRGFFRHSQMRRCPTDRDPAWERCEEEDLRPGSQPTLFSRCHFKSRNDSVIHILIEVTTAQGAIHSYLGSPFWIHQAVVLPTPSLHWREVSSGRLELEWQHQSSWAAQETCYQLRYTGEGREDWKETEACFVALASRPTPGPRPVPQRHYGPKSF